DNA from Candidatus Coatesbacteria bacterium:
CTGATCTATGACAGCGGGCTGCACTCCTACCGCGAGCTGCCCTACCGCATCTACGAGTTCGGCAACGTCTACCGCAATGAGCTTTCCGGGGTGCTCCACGGCATGCTGCGTGTACGCGGCTTCACCATCGACGACGCCCACATCTTCTGCACGCCGGAGCAGTTGGGCGCCGAGATCGAGGGCGTACTGGGCTTCGTCCGCGACATCTTCGCCGTCTTCGGCCTGTCCATCCGCTACACCCTGTCGACGCGCCCCGCCGACTCGATGGGCTCCGAAGAGATCTGGGAGCTGGCCACCACCGCCCTGCGCGGCGCCCTGGAGCACCTGGGGCTGGACTACGACGTCGACGAGGGCGGCGGAGCCTTCTACGGCCCCAAGATCGACGTCCACGTCACCGACGCCCTGGGGCGGGAGTGGCAGACCTCGACCTGCCAGGCCGACTTCAACCTGCCCGAGCGCTTCGACCTCAACTACATCGGCGAGGACGGCGAGCGCCACCGGGTGGTGTTGGTCCACCGGGCCATCCTGGGCAGCTTCGAGCGCTTCATCGGCGTGCTGATCGAGCACTTCGCCGGCGTCTTCCCGCTCTGGCTGTCCCCGGAGCAGGTCCGCATCCTGCCCGTGGCCGAGTCCTTCAACGACTACGGCGCCGCCGTGGTCGACGATCTGACCCGGGCCGACCTGCGCGCCGAACTCGACGACTCCGACCGCAAGCTGGGAGCCAAGATCGCCAACGCCGAAACGGCCAAGGTGCCCTACATCGGCGTCGTCGGCGGTCGTGAGGCCGAGGCCGGCAGCGTCCAGCTCCGCGGCCACGGCGGCCGCCAGTTTGGCGTGGTCTCCCGGGACGAGCTGCGGGAAAAACTGCTGCTCGAATACCGCGAGCGCCGCCTGGAGAGCGTCTTCAGCACCGAGTGACTCCTGCGGATCGACAACGGGCGGAACCGCCGAACGCGGTTCCGCCGCTAACCTTCGAAAAGGCAAGGATTTGACTACACCGGTAGTTGAATGTTATAAATCCACCTTGCAACGACGAACATTCAGTCTACTACAGACACCTGCAGGACGGTCCGAAAAAAATGGCCCGGCAAGGGCGCCGAGGCGTCCCCCGTGTCGGGCGACATCGGATCGGCACCGACGTTCGGCAGTGAAGAGACCTGACCAGTACACCATTCCCCGCGGAGGTGCACCATAAAGAGAAGTAGCCGGAGAGACAGAACCCGCATCAACGACCGTATCCGTGTTCGCGAGGTCCGCGTCGTCGATGAGGAAGGGACCCAGATCGGAATCATGCGCACCCTGGACGCCCTCGATCTGGCCAAGAAGAAGGGCCTCGACCTCGTCGAGGTGGCCCCCAAGGCCAAGCCGCCGGTCTGCCGGATCATGGATTACGGCAAGTACCGCTACAAGCAGTCCAAGCGCGAGCAGGAAGCCCGCAAGAAGCAGCACCAGGTGACCCTCAAGGAAATCAAGCTGCGACCCAAGACCGGCGAGCACGACTACCAGTTCAAGGTCAAGCACATCGAGCGCTTCCTCGGTGACGGCGACAAGGTCAAGGTAACGATTATGTTCCGCGGCCGCGAGATGACCCACCCCGACATCGGGCGCGGTATCCTGGAGCGTATCATCGAACACTTCGGCGAGCGCGTCGACGTGGAGAAGCGCCCCCATATGGACGGCCGCAACATGACGATGATCCTGTCGGCCAACGACCTCTACGACGAAACCGCCGGCGACGCCGCAAGCGACGACGACAGTTGAACAGCGCTCGGTCTTTATCTCGTTCAATTATCTCGACAAGAAACCTTTAACCCCGGCGCCCCTTTGTGGTATACTGCCCCAGCCGCGCCTCGTGAAGAGCAGGTGCGGACGCTTTTCATTTAAGCGCGGCGCGGTGTCCACCGACGGGCAAAAGCAACACCAGGCCACCGCCGGGACGTTTGTCGAGCCCCGCCGCCCGTCAGCCGAGCAGGCCCGGTTACACCTTACGGGCAATGACGGCGACCGACGACGACAACGACGAATCGACAGCCGCCTACGCCCGGCTCGTTTTATCAGCTTTGGAGGCAACCGTGCCCAAGATGAAAACCCACAAGGGGATGAAGAAGCGTTTCCGCGTGACCCGCAACGGCAAGGTCATGCGCCACAACGCCATGTGCAACCATATCCTGACCAAGAAGACCGCCGACCGCAA
Protein-coding regions in this window:
- a CDS encoding translation initiation factor IF-3 — translated: MKRSSRRDRTRINDRIRVREVRVVDEEGTQIGIMRTLDALDLAKKKGLDLVEVAPKAKPPVCRIMDYGKYRYKQSKREQEARKKQHQVTLKEIKLRPKTGEHDYQFKVKHIERFLGDGDKVKVTIMFRGREMTHPDIGRGILERIIEHFGERVDVEKRPHMDGRNMTMILSANDLYDETAGDAASDDDS
- the rpmI gene encoding 50S ribosomal protein L35, which produces MPKMKTHKGMKKRFRVTRNGKVMRHNAMCNHILTKKTADRKRRLRRASKVAETGVAKRIKRALGR